From Osmerus mordax isolate fOsmMor3 chromosome 8, fOsmMor3.pri, whole genome shotgun sequence, a single genomic window includes:
- the id2b gene encoding DNA-binding protein inhibitor ID-2b — MSNSSEHILGISRSKSPMDDPLSLLYNMNDCYTMLKELVPSLPQNKNVSKMEILQHVIDYILDLQIALDSSASFVTCQYQQRLGQTASRNPLSTAVTSDISILTCESNDLPRETDADVDSSTLLR; from the exons ATGTCGAATTCGTCGGAACACATCCTCGGGATATCTCGGAGCAAGAGCCCGATGGATGATCCACTGAGCCTGCTGTACAACATGAACGACTGCTACACCATGCTGAAGGAACTCGTCCCCAGCCTCCCACAGAACAAGAACGTCAGTAAAATGGAGATTCTGCAGCATGTGATTGACTATATTTTGGACCTTCAAATTGCACTTGACTCCAGCGCATCCTTTGTAACCTGCCAATATCAGCAACGGCTGGGACAGACGGCGTCCAGGAATCCTCTGTCCACCGCTGTCACCTCAGATATCAGCATCCTTACCTGCGAG tcaaaTGACCTGCCCAGGGAAACAGACGCAGATGTGGACAGCAGCACGCTCCTGCGCTGA